In Malania oleifera isolate guangnan ecotype guangnan chromosome 8, ASM2987363v1, whole genome shotgun sequence, a single window of DNA contains:
- the LOC131162397 gene encoding UPF0496 protein At1g20180 isoform X2, which yields MHSEKGGDEMKHRPGSGSRMECGSGLRNKLNVNEEYMEAFRSKSFLDVFSKVQGQLSIETSLSSFSSSSSSSSSSASSLSSLPLYTHLSEFVLEPRQETLIDLFKGSNLQDCILVDYFEASLKACNICELLLQSIHQTRENYRTITKIIKQSKRVLQNSTNYTNDQCASIFRDLASYTLLENSLTAISPSQFRDVRDSYKVLFNRLTSRSKKIKRQTKLIHSIVGILAAPGLVGFTRVLPKKGTKMEHQVGSLRSLDVAAKGVYILINDFDTMSRLVQRLHDQVEHSKAIAGICVRNGKSEVLREVMKEFDVQESCFLDQLEELEEHIYLCFVNINRSRRLVLQEISTGILPKLA from the exons ATGCACTCCGAGAAAGGAGGAGATGAGATGAAGCACAGGCCAG GCAGTGGATCTCGGATGGAATGTGGGAGTGGCTTGCGCAACAAGTTGAACGTGAATGAAGAATACATGGAAGCATTCAGAAGCAAGTCTTTCTTGGACGTGTTCAGCAAAGTTCAAGGCCAGCTGAGTATTGAAACATCAttatcatctttttcttcttcttcgtcttcgtCTTCATCGTCTGCATCTTCGTTGTCGTCTCTTCCTCTCTACACACATCTCTCCGAGTTCGTGCTCGAACCGCGTCAAGAAACCCTAATCGACTTGTTTAAGGGATCCAATCTCCAAGACTGCATTCTGGTGGACTACTTCGAAGCCAGCTTAAAGGCCTGCAATATTTGCGAGCTCCTCCTTCAAAGCATACACCAGACCCGCGAAAATTACCGAACAATCACTAAGATCATCAAGCAAAGCAAAAGGGTGCTACAAAATTCCACAAACTACACCAACGATCAATGTGCCTCGATATTTCGAGACCTCGCCTCTTACACCCTGCTCGAAAACTCGTTAACAGCAATTAGTCCTTCTCAATTCCGGGATGTTCGCGATAGCTACAAAGTCCTTTTCAACAGATTAACGTCGAGAAGCAAGAAGATAAAGAGACAAACCAAGCTCA TTCACAGCATCGTCGGGATTTTGGCTGCGCCGGGGCTCGTGGGTTTTACTAGGGTTTTGCCCAAGAAAGGGACCAAAATGGAACATCAGGTAGGATCATTGAGAAGCCTCGATGTTGCGGCAAAAGGAGTGTACATATTGATCAATGATTTCGATACGATGAGTCGGTTGGTGCAGCGGCTGCACGACCAGGTGGAACACAGCAAGGCCATTGCAGGGATATGCGTTAGGAATGGGAAGAGTGAGGTGCTGAGGGAGGTGATGAAGGAGTTCGATGTCCAAGAGTCTTGCTTTTTGGATCAATTAGAAGAGCTTGAAGAGCACATCTACTTGTGTTTTGTGAACATAAACAGGTCAAGAAGGCTTGTTCTGCAAGAAATCAGTACCGGTATACTCCCAAAATTAGCATGA
- the LOC131162397 gene encoding UPF0496 protein At1g20180 isoform X1 has translation MHSEKGGDEMKHRPGSGSRMECGSGLRNKLNVNEEYMEAFRSKSFLDVFSKVQGQLSIETSLSSFSSSSSSSSSSASSLSSLPLYTHLSEFVLEPRQETLIDLFKGSNLQDCILVDYFEASLKACNICELLLQSIHQTRENYRTITKIIKQSKRVLQNSTNYTNDQCASIFRDLASYTLLENSLTAISPSQFRDVRDSYKVLFNRLTSRSKKIKRQTKLSKFCKRALGCGLVVSYSVIATALLVIAVHSIVGILAAPGLVGFTRVLPKKGTKMEHQVGSLRSLDVAAKGVYILINDFDTMSRLVQRLHDQVEHSKAIAGICVRNGKSEVLREVMKEFDVQESCFLDQLEELEEHIYLCFVNINRSRRLVLQEISTGILPKLA, from the exons ATGCACTCCGAGAAAGGAGGAGATGAGATGAAGCACAGGCCAG GCAGTGGATCTCGGATGGAATGTGGGAGTGGCTTGCGCAACAAGTTGAACGTGAATGAAGAATACATGGAAGCATTCAGAAGCAAGTCTTTCTTGGACGTGTTCAGCAAAGTTCAAGGCCAGCTGAGTATTGAAACATCAttatcatctttttcttcttcttcgtcttcgtCTTCATCGTCTGCATCTTCGTTGTCGTCTCTTCCTCTCTACACACATCTCTCCGAGTTCGTGCTCGAACCGCGTCAAGAAACCCTAATCGACTTGTTTAAGGGATCCAATCTCCAAGACTGCATTCTGGTGGACTACTTCGAAGCCAGCTTAAAGGCCTGCAATATTTGCGAGCTCCTCCTTCAAAGCATACACCAGACCCGCGAAAATTACCGAACAATCACTAAGATCATCAAGCAAAGCAAAAGGGTGCTACAAAATTCCACAAACTACACCAACGATCAATGTGCCTCGATATTTCGAGACCTCGCCTCTTACACCCTGCTCGAAAACTCGTTAACAGCAATTAGTCCTTCTCAATTCCGGGATGTTCGCGATAGCTACAAAGTCCTTTTCAACAGATTAACGTCGAGAAGCAAGAAGATAAAGAGACAAACCAAGCTCAGTAAGTTTTGCAAGAGAGCTTTAGGGTGTGGATTAGTAGTATCCTACAGTGTAATAGCAACTGCATTGCTGGTCATTGCAGTTCACAGCATCGTCGGGATTTTGGCTGCGCCGGGGCTCGTGGGTTTTACTAGGGTTTTGCCCAAGAAAGGGACCAAAATGGAACATCAGGTAGGATCATTGAGAAGCCTCGATGTTGCGGCAAAAGGAGTGTACATATTGATCAATGATTTCGATACGATGAGTCGGTTGGTGCAGCGGCTGCACGACCAGGTGGAACACAGCAAGGCCATTGCAGGGATATGCGTTAGGAATGGGAAGAGTGAGGTGCTGAGGGAGGTGATGAAGGAGTTCGATGTCCAAGAGTCTTGCTTTTTGGATCAATTAGAAGAGCTTGAAGAGCACATCTACTTGTGTTTTGTGAACATAAACAGGTCAAGAAGGCTTGTTCTGCAAGAAATCAGTACCGGTATACTCCCAAAATTAGCATGA